The DNA segment GAATGAACAAGAAAAAAATCCTAGAATTTAGGGATTAAGATTTAGCATACGAAAAACAGTAAAATCAACAACCACCAATAATAACAAAATAGAATAGAAAAGAATTACTGAAATAGATTCACAAGAACATTACGTTGTGACGCTCTTTTCGATTTCAGATCTTGAGGAGCATTTCTCTACTTCTTCTGCTTTTTACTTTTTTATATGTTCTTCGACTTTTTGGGTTTAGGCAACTTTTTAATCATCTTTCACGCCAAATTTTCTGATTAAATCTCGGATGTGAAGAAGAGGATGCGTAGATGAGGGTTGATGAAGAAGAAAGAGAGAAAGTGATCGATCAGAATTAAGGAAATGAGGAAGAGGgacatttttttattatataacatatataaaagatatatatatattttttaaaagggtATATGGGTAATTTCGGGTAAAATGGGGAGCTGAAACTAAGAATTAACATGGGTCAGGgactgaaaaaataaaattactggCATGGGGACGGGAAAGCAAAAAACATTTAGGTTTTGGGATTTCTCCCTAATTCACCGATCAAATAACTACCGTTATTTTTTCTCGCGTTATCAATAGAAGCTCGGATAAATGGTAGAAGAAAAATTCGTCGATGTAATAGTTTAATCTAATGATACGATAATTTGAAATGTTAATATTTGCTTTAGATTTGCTCAGATtaaccaatattttttttagtttatttgtaatgtactaaaaaaatgttttaatttGTAATGGTTATGTTCTaagaaattattttattttattcataacatattaaAAAGTTGTTTTGAAAGTCTccaatccatatatatatatatatatatatatatatatatatatatatatatatatttatacgaCAGGATTCGAATGTTCGAATCCCGACGCTTTTTAGGTATTGGATAAGAGGGGTTTCCGATCCGATCTCACCCCTAGTATCTCTACAatttaatttaagaaaaaaaatcatttggTCTTTTATCTTTGTATGTATTTTTAATCATTTAACTAGTCAAAATTCTATATTGATCCTCTTACTTTTATAGTTTGGCTATAGTGATCCGATTTTTATCGGAATATCTAATTTATATCAAAAACTGTTGACTAGGAAATAAAATTCGGCGATATGACAAGACATTCGAGGACTTTTCAATTTGAAAGATAATCATTCAACTTGGAATGCCAACAATTTTTATATACTTTGGTATGTTAATAGAATAAATAtgtgtataattttaaaaactaaCAAAATCAAAAGTAAAAAACCGTGAACTTCaattagatttttttaattatctaaatttttggaatgattcttgttttttttgtttgagaAAATGGTTTCCTCCGCCCGACCCAAAAGCAAAAAAAGAATTAATGTTTGCCCccaattgatttatttttgaattcgtttttgaatcaaaaataaGAAtgctaaaaaaaagtgattatgAGTATTATAGCTCCTGTGTTTTCTCTAAAagatgaaaaattaatttttaaattaaaatttgaaacttCGTTAAGAAAAAAGTTAAAAATGCAAACACCGCCCTCTTATTATAAATTACCAcagaaaaattgaaaaaatggATCTGATCAACCATTTTTTACAATCCGCCGATTGACCGGTTGGGTTGTTAACCACAAAAAGGTGGATCAGAGTACAATATTTTGGTAAGTGAGGGGCCAAATTGCAATTTCATGAAATATCCCCAGAAAGATGGGATGGGTGTCAGAAATGGCAATGAACATTGAAATGTGTGCCACTCATTACACTACACAAACATTACTACTACTCACTCACTACTCACTTGTAATAAGGAACTAAATAGTACTGGTCCTCATTTCTCCTCACTCACTTTCTTCAACCCTAAATCGTACAATAATATTCTTAAAAAAGACTAACAAATATTGGGGTACTGTTTGTTATCATATTTGAGACTCAATAAAGATGGTAAAAAATTTAGAATGTTACTGCAGTCTTCTCTTTGTGGGGAAAAGATATTaacaattttataaaaaaataagattAATTTATAACTAAACAAACAAACATGCATTCAAATCCATTAGTATTGGTGCAATGTCCATAAATCATAGCAGTTATTATATAACTTGAGTGTATAATCTTCCCAGCGAGCAGCGTGTATCCCCGATTATTCGAAAATAGTCAGTATTTTGTATCCCTATCTCTATATATCCATGAACGATCTCATTTGTATCCATGAATCATGAATCAAAAGGTGGTACAATTTCTCATAATGTGATTCCATTCTCAATTTTTCGTATGGTGGATTATATCCTCGATTCATATAATCATCCCATTCATTATCCAATGACAATGAAATTTTAGAATCATCATAGCTAGAAAGAGATCAAAATGATCTCTTTCATCTCACAGTTAATAATTGGAACTAATCAAACAAGAAGAGCAAGCAAAACTTTCATCTAAACTCTTGAACTATCTTTTGTCGAGGGTTTTCAACATTTGTAAATGGTGTACATAGAATGGAAGATTGTATACTATAACGAAGTATCGTGACAAAAATTGGGGTGTAAATAGGTGACCCAGTATCCTAATAATCTTATGTTGCGTAATCACTCTAGAATTCTAAACTATAAAATCCGATAATGCTATCTTTTGATTATCAAATACAAACATTGAGAGTTTCCAAATAAAACATTATTCATGAATGGAACATTAAGAGGACGCATATAATATGGAAGATGATCATATATATGAATGGATGGATATACGCAAACACACTTATAAATAAATAGTATAAAGCGGACACAAATTCATGAAATCAAGAATCTCACAAATGACCAAATTAAATACAAAGATTGTGCTTGGAAATTAACTAGTTACGTACAAAAGAGATAGGATCTCTGATTACTGACCTTGAAAATGTAATGTAATAGCTTCAAATTGTTAATTCATGTGCTGCTGCCATTGATGTCTCATCTTCCTTCTCTCTTTAATTACTTACACTTGAAAATCAAAAAATCAGACCAAATCCAGCTTGATCAGCTTCACAAAAGAAAATGTCAATTTTTTACAATCACACCGCCGCCACACTTGTCTATCTAATGTAAAATTTGTAGTACAGAATCCATCAAGTTTTTGGAAGAAATCCCATAAATTACAAGTGATCCTCGCTTCATTTCTCAGCTGCTAATTAATGTACTGAAATGGAGAAAAAAGAGAACAATGAAACTAGCTAGCTAACCCCCCACCCCCAATATTGAATCGACTTTTCTTTCAAGAATTTGAAGATGAACATGATGATAGTCAAAAGGGTGGCGGCCTCGCGGAGCTTCCGCTACCCCAGCCGAATAGATTCACGGAAAACGGGTAATTGCCGCCCGCCGAGGGGCTGAAAAAGGAACTGCCGCCGCCTCCGGCGGTGGTGCCACCCTCGCTGACATGACCGCCGGCGGTAACACCGGATGACTGGGATGCGGCTTGCTGAGACTGGGCGACGGTGGCGGGAGCGGGGACGGCGGCGGCGGAGGcgtcctcttcttcttcttcttgttccAAAGGCAAACGTTCGAAGACCGCATTAGCGAAAGAAGTAGCTATCAGAACAACTGGGCCCGAAGCCAAGAGTGGGCCCACCACACTCCCTCCAACGACTTGTCCCTGCCCACCAGACAAGAATATGGACAGCCCACCAGCACCTGGCGGAGCAGGCGGCGGGAGAACCGTACCGGAGAGAGAGAGAATCTCGAAACGTCCTTGTAGCGTGACCACGGTACCCGCCGGAGACGCGGGCTGGCGCAGGGTGACATTAGACACCGTCCCGCTGCCGCTGAGTATGCAAACGCCACGCCCCCTCTTTCTGGCATAAACAGACACGCTATCCACGACGTCGTTTCCAGCGGAGACTTCGAGAACGTGGGAGCGGAGAGCATTGGGGCTGTCACGCGTGACGAAGACAGGAGGCTTGGGCTTGTTCTTGGAACCCGGAGGCCTGCCGCGAGGCCGGCGGTTTATGGTGGGAGTGCCACCGGAGCTAGTGGTAGCCACCGCATCGGGATCCTTGTCAGGTGAAGCAAGGTGGAGATCTGGGGCGGCAAGAAGGTCGTGATAATTACCCGCCATTAATCCCACATCTATATTCCTCCAATTGTTTGCCAGCTCTGAATCTTTCTCAGAAATAGCTAGCTAGGGGCCGGGGAAAAAGATGAAGCTGTAATCCCACAACAACAGAAGATTaataaatgaaagaaaaaaagatccAAAGtaaagaaagcaaatattatTGACTAGAATCCAACAACAACTGATTGATTAGACACCCATCATCAGTCACACTACTACTGTTTCTCTAGCTGCTATAATTCCCTTCTTCAAGGATCAAATTCCACTTCCCCACTTgcgtaacaaaaaaaaaaaaagaaaaatctaAACTTCAAATCATTCCATTCCGTCCCATTATACACAATGAAccttgttatatatatatatatatatcctgcAGCAGATCCAGCAGTAGCTTGGATGTTTCCTCAAATAAACCCACACCGGCCAGGAAGAAAATCTAGCTTGGAATTCGACAAATGAAGAAAAAGTGGGAAGAGGGGTCGGAAGAATGATATATTCTCAGCTGACGGTGGTGAAGTGCCCTAGGTGGGAATTAAgcagataataataataataatgaatacAAGAAAGAAACAATATGAATAAGCTGGATAAATGGAGTTCGGAGTTGTAgacttcttttctttctttttctttttctttttttttttttgaaaaaaattaattaaatataatatattgttaGTTATTTTCATGTGAAAATATCTTACTGTACGTGGCaaagatttttttaattaatcggTGAAATTTTAGatgattatattttaatttaattttcaataaaattaaaattattaaataaattagtcatttatattgtttaacTCTTTTTTTTAGTCATTAATAATAATCTTATTTACCAAAATGACATTTCATTatctttgtttgtatttttaaatttttagattacATAATTACCACTCTTAAATTTTTGAATATCTGATTTATTATGTGACTTCTAAAAATAgcatgaaaatcaattaatattAGAAAATTTTATGTTCATGTACGCATCGCGTGCAAGGGACGCTCGTGTTATATAAATATTAGGATGTCATTTTAATTTAGTTAGATGAGATTTATAAAAATTCCGaatatttaaatcaattttagatttttgaatttAAGGATATTTGTAACTCTAaatcttgatttgtttatttttcatctaaaaataaaattttaaaaaaaatcccatTTTCCCCAAAAGCATATAAACACACGAAAGTATAAAGAATCGATAAATAGACACACTATGTTAGTTTAATGCGGCGGTTTCAAGTTATGTTCCTCAAAATTGAATCCTCAAAATTGAATccataacataatttttttttatttgacagAAAAATAAGATATACAACTATGCAAAGGATACATCAGTTTTTACAACACAACTTAGCCATCTAAGGAGATTATCAAACCAAACAAAATTCCTTTGCAAATTAAAAACATGCTGAGCTATAAAGTGTGTTGTTTGATTAGTTGATCTTGGAGAGAACCGAATCTCATTCATTCGATTAAGATTTCGCATCGCTTTAATCCGATTCAATAAAGAAGCTTCCGGAGCCCTATACGCATTGGAATCTAGGGTCTAAGAATTTGATGTTATCAGATCTGGCTCCGTCTCtaaattcaaaaattacttGTGATATCTGACACGACGCCAAGAAATGATTAGATAATGTTGGAAAATGATTATTTGTATCGAAAATTTGTTGACCAGAGATTCGAGTACCGGAAAATTAAtctttgaaaaaatataaattaacagACGAAGACCATGAATTGACCAACAACACGTCCTAAAATGCAAAACAATACAAGTGACAGAACAATCTCCAACACAATTTTATGTAAGAAATTGAAACAAAGTGTGATTCGGGAAGTGGTGGTGACTTGTAATTTAGGTTAGGTTCGAACACATATACTCAAGAAGAAAATGCCCACGAAATCTGACTTTGTTTTACACTTGGAAATAGATCCATCGTGCCTGTTTCCTCACGCCACCAACTTTTTCACTAAACTACAAATGCTCTTCACTAGCTATAATGCTCGTctgcattattttctaatattGGATGCAAAACTTGCGTGTGACTCCTCCCAACCCTCCACAATTCATAAGGAGTAGTTGATGAAATTGAATTCAATGGATTTAAGTTCATGTAATTTGGGTCAAAAATTCATCATCAAATTAGGTGCAAAAGATCAAATCATCAAACGAAAAATAGACGGTCGTTAATTTATAGTAGAACTGACTTTACTCGACTGATTTATTGAGTTTTGTGTTTATTTACAAGCATAATTCTAGTAAGGGTGTACTTAATTTAAACATTGTTTCAAGTATGTTATGCATTGTTTAGGTTAGTTTTGGTCTTATGCAGGAGACATTCGATTTTGAGGGACCtaattcatatatttttaatatttggtTCTCGTCTCGATAAACAATAGATCGTTGTTAATCTTATAATTAAGTTATTTCCACCAACTCATTAATTCGTTTGGACCAAATATCTCATGCAtttatctaatatatattttgagttcatataaaaatattttttatgagtcaaataaaatgaaaaatatatttcaaataattGTTCGATGAAACAGTCTCATaacaatttttatattataattttttatacaaTCTTTTtctaaacaaaatttttttatagataCTTTCAAGTAAATAAATATCGAACCGaattgaaaatattaataaCATATGAGTAGATGGGGTAACGGTAGTTTGTCCCCATCCCCCACTACAAATAATAAATAGTGAGGAATGAGTAGTTAATTTTTTCTGAGGTCTAAAGGGTCAAAGATGTAACACGCCATGGGACCACGTGGACGTTGTCAGTATGTTGGAACTTGATCCAAAAGACCAAAACTTATCTTTTTTCAACCAATATATTTTACATTTacctttttttaaataaaataataatttaactaataaataaataatccttatcttatttgttattttttatttgaactcCAAATCCAATCattctcttttgttaaaaaattataaactatTATATAAAAAGTAGGGTTTTAAAAAGTTTAATTAAGTctcacttaattttttttaaatttgaagttTGCCTAAAACGCATTGCTTTGATCAAAACGATAAAAAACGATCAAACATAAGTTGATCATGTCAAATGTTATTAAATACGCttaaatgtgtttttttttaaaaccaaaattgattaataagacgaaaaaatcataaattagcGATTTTATTAGCAAGTGATTGTTAGCGATTTTATaaatgtataatattggatagcTAAATGTAGCGATGATGTGAATGCAGTACATATTGAGAGATTTTACAGCTAATGTTTTAAAGTAGACCAATTAATTAAGTTTATGTTCGATGACACGAGATCTGAAATGAATGATGAAATAAATTGAATTATAATCTCACAAAAAATTTATGCATTACACttgaatttattatatatattcatattaCTCCGTTAATTTGTTTGAGATGACTAAAATTATAGTTTAAATTGAAAACGTTTTTTTACGCTTAATCTCGTAGTAATCACGCTAAAGCTTAAATTTTGGCTCTCATGCTTCGACACACTTCACGTTTTTTAAAACTTTGATAAAAAATAGATTTCTTGAAGGAATTTATTACGAATCTATTATATTCACATGACAGATTAATCTGATCTATAGttgtaataaaatttaatattttttcatatattgaaaatttatttcataaaattgTATCGTGAGATAAATTATCtggagtttttattttgttttaagttATAATAACATTTTTTTGGTAAGGGATCGGACAAAGTTTTATTATCAATACAATAATTAcgacatgatattatatatatacattatatattaaaattaattttcattgtGATTTGTTGATGAAGCATACCATTTTTATTCTCCTTACTTTTCTCCTTCGACCAACTtctctctcaattttttttttcaatcaatcaaccaaatactataaataatttaatgtttaacataattataaatatttatatatctaCATTAAGCGaagcatttttatttttattttaagatgAAAATAGATTTCATTAATCTTGAATGTCGGACAATACAATTTCTTGTAACCAAGAAGAAAATTCATAGTTAATCCAAGAAATACAACtcgatgaaaataaaataaatctcgcaAGGCGATGATCTACTTTGTTGGCTTGTCTTCTCATATGATAAATTCCACGGTACCAATTCTCCTCCAACAACACTTTAATTCGATCGACCAACATATATATAGTTTGCATTTTCTAGAAAATATCTCTATACActtcataattaattaatactaATTATTCGAAAACATGTTCTTCAATCTTCCCACTAGAAGAAACTTACTcttgtatgtttcaaaaatcacTAACTGCTACTACAATTGGACAACTAGTGTgtgattgtagtgaccctgcatggaatcatctactaactggcaattaatagcatgcattaaacctaatacagcaaaattcttaacagagtaaaaaacgtgcggaaacataatccataatttacataacagcttaggaaaacatatccaggcttaaatctatagtgatacaaccatatcgaagaacttaaaagtaaCCATTATACAGACAagcaaatcctgctgtataaaatcccctgaaaagctccggcttcctagtcctgcctcgaactatcggctccgtccatcctacgacctgcccgtggaatagggtgtccaagataacaactaggacgtgagcgctaatgcccagtacatagacatgagtaaacatatgtatatgatgcatgcaacatgatgactggtaaatggtcatctgaaaagtcatgctcagtaccggcgccacatgagtgctgccaccgcacggatcaacctctgggtgcaaccacactcgtctagtacaccagagtagtcagacatacatgtccccgccgtcgcggtactctcagtgacagactatcgagtatagagctgagcggctctataatcaggtataacaaggtataggctcaacgtgtgtgtgcacatgatatatgaatatagaaaacggtaaaacatacatcatgccacataataatgccaaataaatgcaacatgtaaacatgtatactcgttggcaatctcagtcaatgtgtatgtacctaacaccgaagtctgaactaagctggaaaaagacaaACCCTAGCTAtcctaggtcaactcccgacccgacctggtctcaagctTGACCCGAACTGGTctcttggtccgaccccgagctcttccttcccgagctattccttcccgaattcccgagctactctttcccgagctcccgagctactctttttcGGGCAAAGgtatgaagtgagatggaagtgatgtgaaaAAAAACTGAATCCtcagctcctatttatagacaaatatttggggtgatcgGGATTCTTAAGCTGATGTCGAGACGTCCGAGCTCCTATAAGCATGCCACGTATcagatgcttgagctgagtcactaccattattgacagctcatgcttaggcgccaactgtcattcatgaaagcgtccacacacctgccttcctgtcctggagggttcgggcttccctaatagcagttcgggattccctagcagcaggtcgggattccttaatagcagttcgggattccctagaAGATTTTCAAACTTTCTTAGTAACGAAATTCTCTAACAGGCTAACAGCAGAATTTCCTAGCCGTAGAATCCCTAGCAAGAGAATTCCCTAGCTAAAAAATCCCTAGCTGTATAATCCCTAGCTGCAGTTCAGCAGCTCAATAGTTCAGCAGTTTAGACTggacccttaatcatgattatcatattattatcttaaaatggaatctggtttactacattctccccacctttagatatttcgtccacgaaataaaatctaaagacaaattaagataacaatatgaaacagaaaaccatgtcttattacaacaaactGTAATTACACTGacacatggtaatcaaaagtataaagcaaacaactcaggatattctccTCGCATACGGCTTtccgtctcccaagttgcttcttctacacctcggcgctgccactgtaccatcacaagtggt comes from the Henckelia pumila isolate YLH828 chromosome 1, ASM3356847v2, whole genome shotgun sequence genome and includes:
- the LOC140883376 gene encoding AT-hook motif nuclear-localized protein 27-like, translating into MAGNYHDLLAAPDLHLASPDKDPDAVATTSSGGTPTINRRPRGRPPGSKNKPKPPVFVTRDSPNALRSHVLEVSAGNDVVDSVSVYARKRGRGVCILSGSGTVSNVTLRQPASPAGTVVTLQGRFEILSLSGTVLPPPAPPGAGGLSIFLSGGQGQVVGGSVVGPLLASGPVVLIATSFANAVFERLPLEQEEEEEDASAAAVPAPATVAQSQQAASQSSGVTAGGHVSEGGTTAGGGGSSFFSPSAGGNYPFSVNLFGWGSGSSARPPPF